One Lemur catta isolate mLemCat1 chromosome 15, mLemCat1.pri, whole genome shotgun sequence genomic window carries:
- the FBXO39 gene encoding F-box only protein 39 → MDEESELIQPQDQSCWATLPDVCLCRVFWWLGDRDRSRAALVCRKWNQMMYSADLWRYRTITFSGRPSRIHASEFESALWYVKKFGRYLEHLEIKFLNPYNTVLTKKFQVTMRGLLSCLGKSNNRLKSLSIQHLELDRLVWRNNIRSSFIKSLSFFLKKIGKHLDYLNLKGARLTVEQGCHVLSSLSYLRNESLASELNIEDYFSHHLAVYSSPQFHKAMGTFHNLVALTLNYNCISDELLENLCENNASTLWTINIKCHIHDPHGQVIWGMSWAKLARQATNLKVNFFFERVMKYERLARILLQEIPVRSVSLRSCYFSDPDWSMRPTLMDLLPTFRHTLQKLTFEFNNNHESLDEELHLLILSCRKLFYFKIWAFLDVKFVERILKSQQEGQCSLRTLKVRIYTNRYETNEEDRTLRDIYRKYRKLIDSELNYFVIAYPMM, encoded by the exons ATGGACGAAGAAAGCGAACTGATCCAGCCCCAAGACCAGAGCTGCTGGGCCACTCTGCCCGATGTGTGCCTGTGTCGTGTTTTCTGGTGGCTGGGAGACAGGGACAGGTCCAGGGCCGCCCTGGTCTGCAGAAAGTGGAACCAGATGATGTATTCGGCCGACCTCTGGCGATACAGGACCATCACCTTCAGCGGGAGACCTTCCAGGATACACGCATCCGAATTCGAGTCAGCTCTTTGGTACGTTAAGAAGTTTGGTCGTTATCTGGAACACCTGGAGATCAAATTCCTGAATCCTTACAACACCGTCTTGACCAAGAAGTTCCAGGTCACCATGAGGGGCCTTCTCTCGTGCCTGGGCAAGAGTAACAACCGTCTGAAGTCTCTGTCCATACAGCACCTGGAGCTGGACCGCCTGGTGTGGAGAAACAACATCAGGAGCTCATTCATCAAGAGCTTGAGCTTCTTCTTAAAGAAAATCGGCAAACACCTGGATTATCTCAACCTGAAAGGGGCCAGGCTGACCGTGGAGCAAGGCTGCCATGTTCTCAGCTCCCTGAGCTACCTGAGGAATGAGAGCCTGGCCTCAGAGCTCAACATCGAGGATTACTTCAGCCACCACCTGGCCGTCTACAGCAGCCCCCAGTTCCACAAGGCCATGGGCACATTCCACAACCTGGTGGCCCTGACCCTCAACTACAACTGTATCTCTGATGAGCTGCTCGAGAACTTGTGTGAGAACAACGCCAGCACCCTCTGGACCATAAACATCAAATGCCACATTCATGATCCCCATGGACAGGTCATCTGGGGCATGTCCTGGGCCAAGCTGGCCAGGCAGGCCACCAACCTGAAGGTGAACTTCTTCTTCGAGCGGGTGATGAAGTACGAGCGCTTGGCCCGGATCCTCCTGCAGGAGATCCCGGTCAGAAGCGTCAGTCTGAGAAGCTGCTACTTCAGTGACCCAGACTGGTCCATGCGGCCCACGCTGATGGATCTCCTGCCCACCTTCCGGCACACTCTGCAG AAATTAACTTTTGAGTTCAACAACAACCACGAGTCCCTGGATGAGGAGCTGCACCTCCTCATCTTATCCTGCAGGAAGTTGTTTTACTTCAAAATCTGGGCTTTCCTGGATGTTAAGTTCGTGGAGCGGATCTTGAAGAGTCAACAAGAGGGGCAGTGCTCCCTGCGCACGCTCAAG GTGAGAATTTATACAAACAGATATGAGACGAATGAAGAGGATAGGACCCTGCGGGACATTTACAGAAAGTACAGAAAGCTGATCGATTCAGAGCTTAACTATTTTGTCATCGCTTACCCCATGATGTAA